The genomic interval TTGGATGCCCTGGCGCTCGCAGGTTTGCGCCAGGAGCTTCTGGGCGAGCGCGGCCGACTCGCGGTGCGCCACCATCCAACCGACGACAGCGCGGCTGTACACGTCGAGGACGACGTAGAGGTAGAAGTACGTCCACTTTCCTGGGCCGTGCAGCTTGGAGATATCCCAGCTCCAGAGTTCGTTCGGCTTCGTCGCGTGCACCTGGGGCACCGGATGGTTGGGGTGGCGCAGTTGGTTGCGGCGCTCTCGTACCTCCTGGTTCTCGGCCAGCACCCGGTACAGCGTCCGCTCCGAGCACAGGTAGCGCCCTTCATCGAGCAGTTGCGCGTAGACTTCCGCGGGCGCCGCATCCGCGAATCTCGGCTCGTGCAGTACGCGGAGCACCTCGGCCCGCTGCTCGGCGGACAAGGCCCTTGGCTGGCGACGTCCACGGGCCGCCCCCTGCGTCGGCCGCAGGCTCCGGTAGAAGGTGGCTCGCGACAGGCCCATCACCTGGCACACCGGAAAGACTCCCAGCTCTCCCACGGCCTCTCGTGCCGCCGCCATCAGGGCTCCTCGTCTGGCTTGGGCAGTTCCACTCCCAGGATTTCCGATACTTTTTTTTGGAGGTCCAACAGGGCCTCGGCGCGTTTGAGTTTCGCCTGGGCACGCGCCAACTCCTTCTCCAACTCGGCGATTCTCCGGACCCCGGGCGCGGGCACCTTCGCCGGGGGGCCTCGCTTGACTGGCTCCAGGGCGGCCTGTCCTCCGGCCTCGCGTTGACGTCGCCACACGCTCAACAGTGAGGAGTACAGCCCCTCACGGCGCAGAAGTGCGCCCACCTCTCCGGGCTTCGTGCACCGGTCCGCTTCCTCGAGGATGCGCCGCTTGTCCTCCGCGCTGAAGCGACGACGCTTTGCCTTCTCCACCACCTCGGTCTCCCCAACCCGAGCCTCTTTCACCACCGGATTCATCGTCCCTGCCTGGGTCGCCCTGCACACTAAACTGCTGGGTACGAACTGTCTCACTCACGTTGGCAGAGAGGGCAGCGGGAACGTCCTTATCCAGAGCGAGCACGGACTGGAGTGCCCCAAAGCCCATCCCTCAAGCACGCTGCGCCGCTCCTCATTCAATCGCGATGGCCTGAGCGCCTGAAAGCATGTGCCGCCACTTCAGTCATCACCAGACACGGCCCCTGGCTTCAACCGCGGCAAGAGGCACGACGCGCGTCCACTGCAACCTGGGGGCTGGTACGTTCCAAGCATCCAGACGTCAAACAATGGAGCGACACAGGTGCGGACAACCTTCGAATCAATTCAGGAGATTCTCAAGGCAGGAGCAAACATCCACCTCCATGATCGGTACCCACCAGGAGATATCGAGCGGCTCGCGACGATGGCCCGCGAGCACGGTGGCCACCTGCTCGTCTCAGGTGACTACACCAGCGACTGGCTCATCCGATGGGCCAAGGCCGGGGGGAGTCATTTTACGTTCGTCGTCCAGTCCAGTCTCCGCAGCGGCATATAGAGCCCGATCCGGGCCAGTCAGGGAGAGGAGATCCTGGGTTGCCACCTGCCTCATTGACGCGCCCCATCCCGAACGTCTTCGGGCCGAGGCATTCGCGAGTCAGCGACCGTCAGGAGCACCCCCGACTGCTTCATCTGTTCTTGATGATCATCCCAGAAACAGCCAACAACGCCGGCGATGTTGGCACCCACCAGCGACATCAAGAACTCCCACACATCCCATTCCTTGGACGAGACGAATGCCACAAGACTCGATCCCACTCCGGCCAAAGCCCCCAAGAGGGCAAGTGGATGACGATGCATGAGGCGCACGACGGTGACGACGCCGCCGAGGAAGAGGACGCCTCCGACAAGAGTCTCCATGAGTAGCGCAGGCATCATTTCAGCCCCCTATTGATACTCTTGGGGGGTCCGGCCGCTAGGGGCAAGCCCCCCCATTGATCGCGTTACCCGCAATGCAATCCAGGGTGTTCGCCAGAGAATAACAGCAGCCCATCTGAGCACGGTCAGAAGGCCGAGTAGGCAAACCACTTCGCTCCGCTGCTGACGTCGTAGCAGAAGAGGTCTGTCCGGCCGTCCCCGTTGAAATCGGCGGCGGAGAATCGCGCGGAGAGACGGTTGCACCACTTCATATCCTGATACCAATCCGTCCCAACGAAGTACCCGCCCAGGCGAGCAAAGGCAATCCACTTCTCCCCTGTCAGAGTATCATGGCAGAGGAGATCCGCCCGACCATCTCCATTGAAGTCCCCAGTGACGAACTGGCTCCCCTGGCGACTGCACCACCCCATCGGCGAATACCAGTCATTCCCGACGAAATGCCCATCAGGAGGTCGCGCAAAGGCGATGCGCTTCTCGCCCGAGAGCCAACTGTGACACAGCATGTCCGCCAGGCCATCACCATTGAAGTCATCAACAAAGAGCTGAGACCCAAAATAGTTGCACCACTCCATGTTTGTATCCCAGAGCCAGAAACCAGTCGCTGCCGGGGCTGGCTCCGCATCGGGATGAGCTCTCGCGGCTTGTCCAAAGGGAGCCCTCAGCAGTGACGCCACGAACAAGCTCGGAAACAGTCTCGACCCACGCATTGTTCCCCCAGTAGCAAATTGCACTCCTCGCCTCAAACATCGACCATCCATAGGCCGCATCAAATAAGACATGAGTCGCAACAACTGTTGAGCCTCGGCACAGTACCCTCGACCGGAAAGCAACCACTCCCGACCAAGACTTTTGTTCCCACACGACCACCACAAGGACCCAAACAAACAAATCAAGCCCAATACACTTCACCACTCAAGACCATCACCCCAGACATCCTTGCGTGAAGCACCCGAGAGCCGCCACGTACCTGCTGTTTGCAGCCTTGAGGCCGTGGCACGAGAGGCTGGCATAGCCGCTGGCCAGAGGATTGTGCGCTGCCCTATCACCCGAGGCGCACCAGGGCACAGTGCCAAGAACTGGTGGTGACTCGCTCGCAACGGGCTACCTCGGCCGTTCGCACGACACACCCAGTTCTCGCGCCACTTCACCAGCCTCTCTCGAGCGAGGGACGACGCTTGCGACAGGGAGACAGCCCCGTCCGCTTCAGTCCCCCAAATGGTCCCCGCCTCTGTGTCAAGACACCACACCTCCACCTCGGTTGGAGCGCGCGTACATCTGCCTTGTGAGGAATGAATTGTGCTCCCCGGACTGAGGCGCCCTGTCGAGGGGCGTCCCCCGCCGCCCTGCGCCACGACCCGCGCGGGACATCCACGAAGGTGTCTACCGCACATTCATCGCAAGCACTCACGTCCGCCCGGTCACAAGGCACATACAATGCACCAAGACCTCACCATCACCTCACTCGGAGGCGACTCCATGCACGCAGAGCCAGTCAGCCATCCTGTCGATGCCACATGTCCCCGCCATCCGGACCGGGGCGCCGCAGGGTCCTGCGCCCGCTGCGGAAGCTTTTTCTGCGAGTACTGCACGGGGCAAGAAGCCGGGCTCTGCGCGTCCTGTCGCGCATGGCGCAGGCAACAATCCCTGGCCTCCACGAGTCCCTGGGCCGTTATCGCCACCTTGGGCATCAGCCTGCATGCAGTCGCCGAGTTCGCATATCTCGCTGTGACCATGTGGCTCTACGGCCTCGTCCTCGGCTGTGGATATTCAAAACAGGAATCCCTCGTCGCATATGGGACGGCCCTCCTCATTGTGAACGTGGTCATGGCTGTGTCCGAGCTGCTCGGCGTGGTCGGGTTTCTGACGTGGCAGTACCGGGTGACCCGCCTCGCAGCACTAATCGAAGTCAGCCAGACGTCCCCTCGCTGGGCCATCCTGTCTTGGTTCGTCCCGGGCATGAATCTCTTCAAGCCCTATCTGATGCTTCGCGACCTCTCTCGCGCGCTGGGAGGCGCGGCGAATCGGACGGGCCTGGTACGAGCCTGGTGGTTAACAGCGCTGCTCAGCTTGATGCTGAGCGCGGGGTATTACGCGATACACAACATCGATGAAATCGCCGACATCAGCCCTACTGCGAGGCAGGTGACCCACATCATCCAAACCGCGGTGTTCTTGCTCGCCGCCGCATTGTGCATCGGTGTCATTTGGCGCATCCAGCGCCGACTCGTTCAGGTGAAAGACGAGCTCCAACTCGCCCCATGAAGGGGCCCCCAGGGTCTCCGCGTAGTAGTCGCGAATGAGGGGACGCAGGTCGAGAAAGCCGTGGCTGAAGGGGCGGCCGAGCAGCGGCGCGCGGTAGCCCTCGGGTGAAGTACGTGCCAGTGCCCAACCGACACGTTGACGATGAGCCAGGGTAGCCCTCACTGCTCGCGCGTGACACGGCCGGCTTCGCTCGCCTCCGGGGATGCAAGTGGAGGACTCGCCCTCGCCCTATGCCTCCGCCCACACGAAATCCTTGCATTCCAGGTGAAAGTGGGCCTGCCCCTCAGCGAGGTTGTGGCAAGGATGGGAGACCAGTGCGCCCACGACCTGGACGACGAGGCCGCAGGACTCGCGGGGACCACTGCGTGGGCATGAACAAGAGTAGCTTCAACGACAGGCGCGAGGAAGTCGAGGGCAGAGCCGGGCAGCATGGATGGCCTCTGGTGGAGGCACCTGTCATTGCACCACCTTGGTTGTTGCCTCCCATACGAACGGTGTCCGAATGGCATCCCTGCATGTTTGGACCTTGCATCGCTCGCGTGTAAGTTCAACTCAATCACGCACACGGGGGTACCCATGCACCAATGCATCCGACTGCTTCTGACCCTTGCCATCGGCACCACAATGTCGGCCTGCCAAACCTACACAGCCTCGCGCTATTCTGTGTCGTCCGACAACGTCCAGACGCTCCGAGCCCTCCGCCAAAAGTACCCATCGGGCTCGATTAGCGTTGCAAACTTCTCGGCAAAGGATGGTCCTCTGCGCGAACTCACCTGCCGCGGGGCCGGGCCAGTCGCACCACCAGATCAGAAGACATTCGAGCAGTACGTACAGTCCGCCCTCGTCGACGACCTAAAAATGGCCGATGTCTACTCCGACAAGTCCCTCGTGGCACTTTCGGCGACCATCCAGTCCATCGATTTCAGTTCCACGGGCGGAACGTGGACTCTTGCTGCGCTCGTGTCGGCCGGCAAGCAATCGCCCTACGCGGTCTCCCATACGGCCAACTACTCGAGCAGCTTCATGGGGGACAACGCATGCATGCTGACTGCGCAGGCATTCATGCCTGCGGTCCAAGACTTCCTGAAGAAGCTGATTGCCAGCCCTGAGTTCGAAAGAGCGTTCTCGGACTCCAGCACGACTTCAACGCCGACTGCGGAGCCCATCCCCGGCAGCTAACCGGTAGCGTCGGCCACGCCCCATGGTCTGGGAGGCACCCGATTTGTGTGTCCCAGACTCTCTCCTGCGTAAGCATCGCCTTCCTGAACCGGTGCATTGGAGTCCTCGTCCATCCAGGAGTCCATGTGAGACGATAGCCATACCTGTCCTGGGCTTGGTCCGAGGTGGCCGTGTCATCTCGACGCGTCACGGGCGGCCTCACAGAGTCGCCCCCTCCCCTTGTTTTGCCAGCCACACATCTGGGTGATGACCCACACGGCAATGCGCGTGCTTTCGAGCTCGCACCGGGCTGCAACCGTGAACTCGATGATGTGCTTGTTCCCAGTCGCCCGCACGTCGACCACGAACTCGTCATGAGGGAAGCGCTCCGCTGGGCAGGCAGTGGGGTTGACGCCTCCGGGGAGGTTCATGGCGTCCAGGAAGCGTACGACGAGGCGCCTGCGAATGACGCGAGCGCCAAGGCGGTCGTTGGTGCTCCGCTCGACGGAGCCCAAGGTGCCCGGCAGGTTGCCATGGTGAGAGTGGATCTCGGGAATCGCCCGCTCCCAGACTTCTCGAAGCCCTGGGCCTGCACGGGCCAGGACTGGTACGCAGCTCCATGTCACACAACGTGTCCGCCCAGGCCGTTTGTGCCCGCGTGGAAGCACATGGCGCCCCGCCCCGGGCAGGGACCACTCCTCGCTTTCGGGGGGCCCCTCCCAAGGTAGAGCGCGGACAAGCAGCCCTTCTCCCAGCTCACCCCGCCTGGAAGAGCTGAGGGGGCTCAGCCGGAGGCCCAACAGGTGCCACCGCGGCACCGGTAGCGCGACGAGTGTTCGCCTCGATTGCCACCTGGCACAATGCCATCTGAGCCTGGAGTTGGAGAGTGAGCGCGCGGCTTCGCGCCATGGCCACACCGATGATAGCGAGGAGAGCCCCTCCAATAACAGCCAGGGTAGATCCCCCCTCGCTCCCGCCGACAGCGTATCCAATGAATGCGCCTACAGCGAAGCCAGCGAGGCCACCACGCACGACGACCCCCTTGGCTTGCTCGTAGAGGGATTCTGCGTGCGTCTGGATGATGTTCGGGTCGTACTGGACCAGCATGTCACTCCCTCAGGGGTTGCGCGCTGCACTCGCAGGCTGGCGAACCCTCCCACGGTGAGGGGCTTGAGCCAAGAGAGGCAACCACCACCCACTCGGTACTGGCTGGGAGTGCCACCTAATACGACTTGGTCACATCCGTGAGGGCAGCTTAGGCGGGGCTCTGGAGCGGATGGCCCTGTTGCAGAGCGGGCAGATGCCAATCTGCACGAGCAGGATGGGTTGAAGAGCGCGCCGCACCATCGGCAGTGTCCAGTGCACTCGGCTCCGGGGGGAAAAGCACCCGACGGAGCGCGAGGAAGCCGTGGGCTACGGCACAGAGGGTAGCGTGGTGGTGGAAGCCGCGCCATGTTCGCCCTTCGAAGTGGTCCAGGCCGACCTCGGCTTTCAGCTCCTGGTAGTCCCTCTCGACGCGCCAGCGCAGCTTTGTCAGGCGAACCAACTGCTTGAGGGGAATGTCCGCTGGCATCGTGGAGAGATGGAACTTGGTCGGCTCCTCCTCGTTCCTTGGCCATTCGCAGAGCAGCCACTGTTCGTCGCCTGGGGCCAGTCCAATCGAGTGTCCATGACCAATGCGGATGCGCAGTGCTGCGAAACGAGAGCGCTTGCGGCCCTTGGGACCCTCACCCCAACTGAGCGACATCCAGGAAGTGGGTGGTAGGTCGGCGGCCAGTTTCTGGGCGGCAACGGGTTTCGCTTCACCATAACGGTAGCGCGTGCGCGCCGGCCCACTCATGCCCGCGGGCTTCGGGGGAATGGGCGGAAGCTCAAATCCTGGAGGCCAGACCACCGAGTCTCCCCGAATGCCGACACTGTACGGGAGCCCCCGGCGCGTGAGTTCCTCGCGGAACCCAATGTCATTCCCATACCCGCAGTCCGCAAGGAACAGTCGCCGCTTCACACCCCAGTTCAATGCACGCTCAATCAGCTCCAGGGCGACATCTCGCTTCGTCTTGAACTTCACGTCCTCCGGCACGCCCGCCTTGCTCAGGCGCTTTGAGTCGGCCGTCCATTCCGCCGGCAGGTACAGCCGCATCCCAATGCAGCTGCTGCCCTTCTCACCAGCCAGATGCAGACTGGGCGTGATCCGCCTCAGTGGACACCAAGGAAGAGGCAGGTACGGTGTCCGACATGACGGAAGCGAAGAAGCCGAGACGGCCCCGGCGTAGCTACACGGAGGAGTTCAAGGCCGGGGCCGTGAGGCTGGTGCTGGAGGAAGGAAAGACGACGTCTCAGGTGGCAAGGGACCTGGACTTGACGCTGTCGGCACTGAGGATGTGGGTGGACCAGGCCCGGGCGGACAAAGGCCAGGGCAAGCCAGGGGCGCTGACGAGTGCGGAGCGGCAGGAGCTCACGAAGCTGCGCAAGCAGGTGCGCGAGCTGGAAATGGAGCGGACGCTGCTAAAAAAATGGGTGGCCTACACCGCGAAGGAGAACGGGTGAAGTTCGAGTTCATCCGTGCGGAGCAGGCCCACTTCTCCGTCAGTTGGCTGTGCCGCATGCTGGAGGTGTCGCGTTCTGGCTTCTACGCATGGAGCCGGAGACCGAAGAGTGCGCGACAGAGGGAGGACTCCCGGCTGAAGGTGCTGGTGTATGAGGCCCACCAGAAGGGCCGCTGTACCTACGGAAGCCCGCGGATCCACCGTGCCCTGCACAACCAAGGAGTCCGCGTCGGCCGCAACCGTGTCATCCGTCTCATGCGCGAGGAGAAGTTGGTGGGCCGAATGCGTCGACGCTACCGCGGCACGACGATGAGCGACCACCAGCAGCCGGTGGCGGGCAATCTGCTCGACAGGCGGTTCACCGCGCACCGCGCGAATGAGCGCTGGGTGGGAGACACCACGGAGCTGTCCATCCCCGGAGGCAGGCTCTTCCTGGCGGCCATCATCGACCTCTATTCACGCTTCGTCGTGGGTTGGGCTCTCAGCGCGGTGAACGACAGGCACTTGACGCTCAAGGCGCTCGACATGGCGCTGCGCCGTCGATGCCCGGCCGCAGGTCTCTTGCACCACACCGACCAGGGGAGCACGTACGCGAGTGAGGACTACCAACGCGTCCTCGAGCGACACGGCATCGTCTGCAGCATGAGCCGACGCGGCAATTGCTACGACAACGCAGCCATGGAGAGTTGGTTCAGCACGCTCAAGAATGAGTTGGGAGAGGTTTTCGAGAGCCCCAATGCCGCGAAGGTAAAGCTGTTCGACTACATCGAGGTCTTCTACAACCAGCAACGCATGCACTCGGCAATCGGCTACGCTGCGCCGGCCGAGTTCGAACGGGCAGCGGCATAGTCAACCTGTCCACCGAATCGGATCACGCCCAGAGGGCTCGCGAAGCTGGAAGGAGACAGTGCGCCCGACGCTACGAGGACACTTGAAGGCCGAGCCCCAGACGCTCGTGCTGGAGCCCACGGCCCGCTCCCTGCTGCGATAAGCAGACCCGGGCACTTCAGTTACCCAGGCCGGGCCCGAGGTCCTGGGGCGTCTGCCAGATGCCGTGGCTGGGCGAAGCAGTCATTCATCCAGTACCTGTGCGCGGTTGTTGACGCTGCGCTCCTGTCGCGTCGGGACGAGCCAGACCTCGTCTTCACCGCCCCTGACGCGCACGCCACAGGACACTACCAGCTCGGGCTCGACGCAGTGGATCAATTGTTGTTCACCTCTGGGAGGCGTGACGTCCGCGGTGACCTCAAACCGCGACATATTGATGAGCGGGACACAGCTCACCGACGAGGCAAAGGACTTCGTGGCGCAAGGCTTTCTCATCGCACGCGTGCTGCTGAGCCTGGACCCGCCGGGCACACCCGATTGCGGAGACTGCTGAACCGTGGCTTCACGGCACAGCGCATCTCCGGCATGACGCCATTCATCGAGAAGATGGCGCACGTGCTGGTGGACCGCTTCGCTCAGGACGGGGGCACGCCGGCGTGTCGCACGGCTTGTGGAATCAATTGAAAAACAAGAAAAATAAGCCATCGAGAGACCTCCTGTGTCCTCAAGGGTGTCCCTTCGCTTCGCCCCCCGACCGAAGCGCACCTTGAGGTCGTCCGATGCTCATCGCCATGGAATTTTCCAGGGCGCGGCTTGCCGCGTTCTTGTTGGCCCCCCTCCTCTCGATGTCTTGCACGGGAGGCGCTCCGGACAAATCGCCTCCCACCGAGGACGGAGCCCCCGAGGCTGGCGGCGGGCTTCCCTCGGTGCCAGAGGCGGACATGGTTACCGCCGAGGTGCCCTCGCTGGCGACGGTGCTCGTCGCGACGGGCGCTTCATGGCACTACCTGGACACGGGTGTGGACCTCGGCACAGCGTGGACGGCGACGGAGTTCACGGACGCAGCCTGGGCGACGGGAGCCTCTCCGCTGGGCTATGCGGAGACGGACCTGGCCACGTCGATCTCCTACGGCGCCAATACCACCAACAAGCACATCACCACGTACTTCCGGCACGCCTTCACTGTCGCGGACGTGGCGCAGGTCAGGGAATTGCTGGTGCGGTTGCAGCGAGATGACGGGGCCATCGTCTATCTGAATGGCACGGAGGTCTTGCGCAGCAACCTGCCGGCTGGGGCGGTGGGCTACCGTACGCTGGCGCCCGCCACCATCGCGGTGCCCGCGGAAGAGCAGACGTGGGTGAGCCAGGATATCGACGTGGCGGCGCTGCGCACGGGGGCGAATGTCCTCGCGGTGGAGCTGCACCAGTCCGCGATGAACACGTCCGATGCGCGCTTCAACCTCGAGTTGAGCGCTACGCTCGCGCCCGCGCCGACGCCCATTTCCGAGTGCTACCCGTTCGACATGCCCACGACGGCGGCGCTGCGCGCTGCGCCGAAGAAGGTTTTTGGTTTCTACTACCCCATCTTCCCCATCTCCATCGACAACGCACAGCCCGCGTCGGACTACTGGACGGGTTGGATGACACCCGAGTCGCGCAACGGCGAGTACGCCAACATCGGCGGACTGATGAGGGACAGGCCGCTGCCACGCCCCCCCTGGGCCGATAGTGCGTGGCGGCAACGTGACTTCGAGACGGAGGTGCGCCGCGCGATAGCGGCCGGCATGGATGGCTTCATCTATGAGCACCCGTACCGCGTCTCTTCCGACACTCGGAACAACCAACTCACCGTCATGCTCGCGGCGGCGGCGGCGGTGGACCCGGAGTTCCGCATCGTCCTCAGCCCGGACTTCCCCACGGAGGCAGAGGGCACCACGGACGGACTGGTGTCGATGATTGCCTCCGTGGCGCAGCACCCATCCGTGCATAAGCTCAACGGCGCCATCGTCCTGACCAGCTTCAACCCGGAGCGCAAGCCTGTGGCTTTCTGGACGGAGCTGAAGACGCGGCTCGCAGCCCAGGGCATCTCCGTCACGTATTGGCCGCTCCTGTCGTACACGGGCGACGTGTCGAAGTACGCGGAGTGGAACAACCTGGTGACTGGTTTCTCCTCGTGGGGAGAGCGCACCGCTCAGTCCGGGGAGACCATGCGCCGCTGGAGCGTGGAGTCTCACCGCCGCGGCAAACTGTGGATGTCCCCCGTCGCGTTCGAGGACGTGCGCCACAAGCTTACCGACAGCGAGAACAGCAGCCGCGTGTACTGGGAGGCGCAAAACAGCCTGGCGTTCCGCTCGCAGTTCGAGAAGGCGATGGAGGGCGACGCGGACTGGATTACGTTGCTGACGCTGACGGACTACGGCGAGTCGTGGCTGACGGCGTCCCAGGAGCGTGGCTACGTCATCATGGATTGGATTGCGTACTACACCACCTGGTTCAAGACAGGACAGCGCCCCACCATCGTCCGAGATACGCTCTATTACACGCACCGTCGGCACCGTACGGACGCTCCCTTCAACGCCGCGAAGCAGACAGCGCGCGCCATGAAGCTACGAGGTGGGGTCGCGGCATCCAACCAGGTGGAGTTGCTCGCGTTCCTCAAGGAACCGGGCCAGCTGGTCATCACCCAGGGCACCGATGTGCGCACGATGGACGTGACGAGCGCGGGGATGACGGCCTTCCAGGTGGCACTGGTACCCGGCACCACGCCCGTCTTCGAACTCCGGCGCAGCGGAGTCACCGTGCAGCGCCTGGAGAGCACGACGGCCATCCTCGCCCAGACCGTCTACCAGGACCTCATGTATCACGCGGGCGGCGGGCGCCCCTGCACGCGGCCGTGAGCGTCGGCGCGCGAGGACCGTCTGGGTTTCATTCGCCAGGGCAGCAATCTGCTGCGCGAGCCCCTGGTGAGCAGCAACCGGGACCTCAGCGAGGAAGGACACAGAGTCAACCTGGGCCGCCGCAATAGATGCGATAGCGGCGAGGTGTTGCTCCAGTCTCCGAACGCGCGCCTGGATCAGGGCGAGTTGGGCGCCATCGACCGAACGAGGCGTGGATGCGTTCCTGCCGCACCCGCCTTCCGTTGGGCGTTGGCGACCCCAAGGAGCGCGGCGACGATGGACTCAAGAAGCGTCCATCCCGTGGCAGAGGCGCCTGAATCGACGGCCGCAGCCCACCCACTGGGGGACGTTCGGACCTCGAGCGCGAAGCGCTCAGGGAACGAAGTCACTGCCTCCGTGGGAATTAGATGGGAAAGGACTCCGGAGACATCGCCGACGCCTATGTAGGCATCGGTGGCTTCCCGAGTAATTTCAGTGGGTTCGGGAGCGCCCCAGGCAGGACTCGAACCTGCGACCCCCGGCTTAGAAGGCCGGTGCTCTATCCAGCTGAGCTACTGGAGCTGGTTGGGCCACCCGCTCTGATTCCACTGCTTTACTTCAAGTCGGGGCGAGAGGATTTGAACCTCCGACCCCCTGCGCCCAAGGCAGGTGCGCTACCAGGCTGCGCTACGCCCCGAGAAGTAGAGTCCGGCATTGTTGAACCATCGCGCACGGACGCGCAAGAGCAACGTGCCTGACTCCCTCATTCATTCGTCCTTCCCCAACTCCAACAGCCGCGACTTCATCTTCCGGAAGGCCGCTCCCCGGTGTGAAACCGCCGACTTCTCCTCGGACGTCAGCTCCGCCATCGACCGGCCAGTGTCCGGAAACATGAAGACAGGGTCGTAGCCGAAGCCATGCGTCCCCCGGGCCTCGTGCCCTATCCGCCCCTCACACCGCCCCTCCTCCACGTGTGTCCGTCCATCCGGCCACACCAGCGCCAACGCACACCGGAACGACGCCCCTCGCTCCGCGTCCGGCACCCCCGAGAGCTCCATCAACAGCTTCTCGTAGCGAGCCTTGTCGTCCCCTTCCGCATACCGCGCGGACAACACCCCGGGCCCCCCATCCAGCGCGTCCACGCACAGTCCCGAGTCATCCGCCAACGCCGGCAGCCCCGTCGCCTTCGCGTACTCCAGCGCCTTCTTCACCGCGTTCGCCTCGAACGTGTCCCCGTCCTCTTCCGGCTCGGGCACCGGCGGCACATCCGCGAGCGACACCACCTCCACCACGTCGCCCACCAGCTCCCGCAGCTCGCGCACCTTCCCCTTGTTCGTCGTCGCGAAGAGCAGCTTCGCCTTGCGCGCCGTCACTCCAGCACCTTCGCCTGCGCGGCCACCAGCTGCTGGATGGCCGCCAAGCCCCCGTCGAGCATCGCGTCCAGCGTCCTGCGGTCGAACATCTGGTGCTCCGCCGTCCCCTGCACCTCCACCATCCGCCCATCCCCCGTCGCCACGATGTTCAGGTCCACGTCCGCCTTCGAGTCCTCCTCGTAGTCCAGGTCCACTCGAACCTCGCCGCCCACCACACCCACGGACACCGCCGCCATCGGCGTCAGCTTGGGCATCTTGCTGAGGACGCCCTGCTTCTGAAGCGAGCGCAGCGCGAGCACCAGCGCCACATACGCCCCCGTAATCGACGCCGTGCGCGTCCCGCCATCGGCCTGCAACACGTCACAGTCCAGGGTCAGCGTCCGCGTCCCCAGCGTCGACAGGTCCACCGCCGCGCGGAGCGAACGCCCGATCAGCCGCTGAATCTCCATCGTGCGGCCCGTCTGCTTCCCCTTCGCCGCCTCGCGCTGGCTGCGCGAGTGCGTGGCGCGCGGCAACATCCCGTACTCCGCAGTCACCCAGCCCGTGCCCTTGCCCATCAGGTGCGGCGGAACCCGCTCCTCCGTGGAACAGGTGACGAGCACCTTGGTGTGGCCGAACTCCACCTGCACGGAGCCCTCCGCATAGCG from Myxococcus stipitatus carries:
- the rph gene encoding ribonuclease PH, yielding MRSFQRGVLDLRPVVLTPGVSRYAEGSVQVEFGHTKVLVTCSTEERVPPHLMGKGTGWVTAEYGMLPRATHSRSQREAAKGKQTGRTMEIQRLIGRSLRAAVDLSTLGTRTLTLDCDVLQADGGTRTASITGAYVALVLALRSLQKQGVLSKMPKLTPMAAVSVGVVGGEVRVDLDYEEDSKADVDLNIVATGDGRMVEVQGTAEHQMFDRRTLDAMLDGGLAAIQQLVAAQAKVLE